The following proteins come from a genomic window of Leptospira neocaledonica:
- a CDS encoding MBOAT family O-acyltransferase: MLFNSLPYLALFSLTFLLYWSLPQKGRKPLLLVSSLLFYFYSGAAFSIHFLLVIAVNFYFSLKLWENKREGKSTSKLLAWIIVLNFVNLAFFKYFYFFLDSLDFFTGSLQFSEFGKGIHIPLPLAISFYTFQLIALQVDIHRDHVPERISALDYFLFILFFPQLIAGPIMRTTDFLPKLDKPAIDFNRVQWGIFLILSGLFKKVVIADNISGIISGIYQHPGEYNFFSLYLVTFGFACQVYCDFSGYTDMARGSAYLLGYEIPENFRGPFLSPSFREFWGRWHVTLSTWLRDYLYIPLGGSRGGFWRTQGNSMITMTLGGLWHGANFGYVIWGAYLGLILGVERFFSPGDPKKEEEPRGWKRFWKVALIVHLFAISGIFFRTAAAGKNSLSLAWDYFTGFLNIIGGKALVRWEELAAFILFTFLWNAVQYYPSIREKIQIRFRWLLPSFSIIILLLMGIFGDGGGEFIYFQF, encoded by the coding sequence ATGCTTTTTAATTCCCTTCCCTATCTAGCTTTATTTTCACTTACTTTTTTATTGTATTGGAGTCTCCCGCAAAAAGGAAGAAAACCTTTACTCTTAGTTTCTTCCCTTCTTTTCTATTTTTACTCGGGTGCTGCATTCTCGATTCACTTTTTACTAGTGATCGCAGTGAACTTTTATTTTTCACTCAAACTTTGGGAGAATAAAAGAGAAGGAAAATCCACATCTAAACTTTTGGCCTGGATCATCGTTCTCAATTTTGTGAACCTAGCGTTCTTCAAATATTTCTATTTCTTTCTAGATTCACTGGACTTCTTCACTGGTTCTTTGCAATTTTCCGAATTCGGAAAAGGGATACATATCCCTCTTCCACTCGCTATCAGTTTTTATACATTCCAGTTGATCGCGCTACAGGTGGATATTCATAGGGACCATGTTCCGGAAAGGATTTCTGCATTAGATTATTTCTTATTCATTCTATTCTTCCCTCAGTTGATCGCAGGACCGATCATGAGAACTACTGACTTTCTTCCGAAATTGGACAAACCTGCTATCGATTTCAATCGAGTACAATGGGGAATTTTCCTTATTCTTTCCGGTTTATTTAAAAAGGTAGTGATCGCTGATAATATTTCGGGTATCATCTCGGGGATTTACCAACATCCGGGTGAGTATAATTTTTTCAGTTTGTATCTAGTAACATTCGGATTTGCCTGCCAGGTATATTGTGATTTCAGCGGTTATACCGATATGGCAAGAGGTTCCGCATACTTGCTTGGTTACGAGATCCCTGAAAACTTTAGAGGGCCTTTCCTTTCTCCAAGCTTCAGAGAGTTCTGGGGACGCTGGCATGTTACCTTATCCACTTGGCTCAGAGATTATCTCTATATTCCTCTCGGTGGAAGCAGAGGTGGTTTCTGGAGAACCCAAGGAAATTCCATGATTACAATGACCCTGGGAGGTCTATGGCATGGAGCAAACTTCGGCTATGTGATTTGGGGTGCTTATCTAGGTTTGATCTTGGGAGTAGAAAGATTTTTCTCTCCCGGTGATCCTAAAAAGGAAGAAGAACCAAGAGGCTGGAAACGTTTTTGGAAAGTAGCGTTGATCGTTCATTTATTTGCGATCTCAGGTATCTTCTTCCGGACTGCAGCCGCAGGTAAAAATTCGCTGAGTTTAGCTTGGGACTACTTTACAGGTTTCTTAAATATTATAGGCGGAAAGGCATTGGTCCGCTGGGAAGAATTGGCTGCATTTATTTTATTCACCTTCCTTTGGAATGCGGTTCAATATTACCCAAGCATAAGAGAAAAAATACAGATCCGATTCCGCTGGTTATTACCTTCTTTCTCCATCATTATACTTTTATTAATGGGTATATTCGGGGACGGAGGCGGAGAATTTATTTACTTCCAATTTTGA
- a CDS encoding PP2C family protein-serine/threonine phosphatase, translated as MRSSTTIKQYMKDAWPILIVLNLSILGCLGIGLKFYTPPVRVPIVLLLVCCFTLFINFSAFVLFLTERILPKEQEFGKIIKRFRRGDSRMQNYVLPLDYVDENYEIRGRCMTYNPIGGDFYNFLKDKEGNYWMGIGDTSGHGYVAGLFSLMIMNQMSHLIHKFETPHEIIDQMLEHLEERTNTYPHIHRSLYATFLLMKADEKGNFYHSGIHPSLVLYKSKEDKTYVVSTDGKFLSTVMNSPLKKPKLSQSFKMDRDDILFCFTDGLFEQKNRSIGGYYGENLYKFLETAPKKNIRKLIDDLFFDVVKHTGGRIQDDMSLMVIRKF; from the coding sequence ATGAGAAGTTCCACTACGATCAAACAGTACATGAAGGATGCCTGGCCGATCTTGATCGTGCTAAATCTTTCTATTCTGGGCTGTTTAGGAATAGGACTTAAATTTTATACTCCACCTGTACGAGTTCCGATCGTTTTACTTCTGGTTTGTTGTTTTACATTATTCATTAATTTTTCTGCATTCGTTTTGTTTCTAACGGAAAGGATATTACCTAAAGAGCAGGAATTCGGAAAGATCATCAAACGTTTCCGCCGAGGAGACAGTAGAATGCAAAACTATGTTCTTCCTCTGGATTATGTGGATGAAAACTATGAGATCCGCGGAAGATGTATGACTTACAATCCCATCGGCGGAGACTTCTACAATTTTTTAAAAGACAAAGAAGGAAATTATTGGATGGGAATCGGAGATACCTCTGGGCATGGGTATGTGGCTGGTCTATTTAGCCTAATGATCATGAACCAAATGAGCCATCTGATTCATAAATTTGAAACTCCTCATGAGATTATCGACCAAATGCTGGAACATTTGGAAGAAAGAACAAACACTTATCCGCATATCCACAGAAGTTTATATGCTACTTTCCTTTTGATGAAGGCGGACGAAAAAGGAAACTTTTACCATTCTGGAATCCACCCGAGTCTAGTTTTATACAAGAGTAAAGAAGACAAAACGTATGTGGTAAGTACAGACGGCAAATTCCTTTCCACAGTGATGAATTCTCCGCTTAAAAAACCGAAACTTTCTCAAAGTTTTAAGATGGATAGGGATGACATTTTATTCTGTTTTACGGATGGTCTATTCGAACAAAAAAACAGAAGTATTGGCGGATACTACGGAGAGAACTTATATAAATTTTTGGAGACCGCTCCTAAAAAGAATATTCGTAAACTTATAGACGATCTTTTTTTCGACGTTGTGAAACATACCGGCGGAAGAATACAGGACGATATGAGCCTTATGGTAATCAGAAAATTTTAA
- the glpK gene encoding glycerol kinase GlpK, which translates to MSEYIIGIDAGTTGIRTFCFSKSGTVISSAYSEFKQYFPKPGWVEHDPEEIWAKTEKLILKAIRNGKLKPEKAVAIGITNQRETTVLFDKDTGAPVYNAIVWQCRRTSDFCSGLKKEGLEPIFRRKTGLVVDAYFSGTKIRWILDNVKGVRAKAEKGKVLFGTIDTYLLYRLTAGKSHKTDHTNASRTLIFNIEKKEWDKELLKILQIPEAILPETHNSSSLFGRTEGVKGLPDGIPISSLVGDQQGALFGQLCTEPGEAKNTYGTGCFLLFNTGNKLQISKNNLITTLACGPEGKTVYCLEGSIFIGGAVIQYLRDNLRFFKESKLSEKMASSVTKEDEVVFVPAFSGLGAPYWDMNARGAILGLTRDTTQEQITRAALKSIALQSYELVEAMENDTGSKLKVLKVDGGATANNWLMQYQADILGKKIVRPSNLDTTVLGAAYLAGLERGFYSSVNDLKKNQKTSKEFSPKLSSSLREKEIKVWKNSVKRILTSES; encoded by the coding sequence ATGAGTGAATATATCATCGGAATAGATGCCGGTACCACCGGCATACGTACATTCTGTTTTAGTAAATCCGGGACCGTGATCTCAAGCGCCTATTCCGAATTTAAACAATACTTTCCAAAACCAGGTTGGGTAGAACATGACCCTGAAGAGATTTGGGCAAAAACAGAAAAGCTCATCCTTAAAGCCATTCGTAATGGAAAGTTAAAGCCGGAAAAAGCTGTAGCGATAGGAATTACCAACCAAAGAGAAACCACTGTATTATTCGATAAAGATACAGGCGCTCCTGTTTACAACGCTATCGTTTGGCAATGTCGTAGGACCTCCGACTTCTGCTCCGGATTAAAGAAAGAAGGTTTAGAGCCTATATTCAGAAGAAAGACAGGACTTGTCGTAGACGCTTATTTTAGCGGAACCAAGATTAGATGGATCCTGGACAATGTAAAAGGTGTTCGTGCAAAAGCAGAAAAAGGAAAGGTTCTATTCGGGACCATCGACACTTATTTATTGTATCGTTTGACTGCGGGAAAATCCCATAAAACGGATCATACTAATGCGAGCAGAACTCTTATCTTCAATATCGAAAAGAAAGAATGGGATAAGGAACTATTAAAAATTTTACAAATACCTGAGGCGATCCTTCCTGAAACTCATAACTCTAGTAGTTTGTTCGGAAGAACAGAAGGTGTGAAAGGACTTCCAGACGGGATCCCGATCTCTTCTTTAGTGGGAGACCAGCAAGGAGCATTATTCGGACAATTATGTACGGAACCTGGAGAAGCAAAGAATACCTACGGAACCGGATGTTTCTTACTTTTTAATACAGGAAACAAATTACAAATTTCTAAAAACAATCTGATCACAACTCTTGCCTGCGGACCGGAAGGAAAAACAGTCTATTGTTTAGAAGGTTCTATCTTTATCGGAGGAGCCGTAATCCAATATCTCAGGGACAATCTCAGATTCTTTAAGGAATCCAAACTATCCGAAAAGATGGCTTCTTCCGTTACCAAGGAGGATGAGGTAGTATTTGTGCCTGCATTCTCCGGATTGGGGGCGCCTTATTGGGATATGAACGCAAGAGGTGCAATCCTAGGCCTGACTAGAGATACCACCCAAGAACAAATCACTCGAGCTGCCTTAAAATCAATCGCATTACAATCTTATGAATTAGTGGAAGCGATGGAGAATGATACAGGCTCCAAATTAAAAGTCCTGAAAGTGGATGGGGGAGCGACTGCTAATAATTGGCTCATGCAATACCAAGCGGATATTCTAGGAAAAAAGATCGTAAGGCCATCGAATCTGGATACCACTGTTTTAGGTGCTGCATATCTTGCCGGACTGGAAAGAGGTTTTTATTCTTCCGTAAACGATCTGAAGAAGAACCAAAAGACTAGTAAGGAATTTTCTCCAAAGTTAAGTTCTAGTTTGAGAGAAAAAGAGATCAAAGTTTGGAAAAATTCCGTAAAAAGAATATTAACTTCCGAATCTTAA
- a CDS encoding aldose 1-epimerase — protein MTDGIQWFSWDWTHPITKEIIPIILPYDKNLSIFESGNFLMFPWVNRHASQEFILNAKEWNAKELVRDSNGFPVHGLVHSLERKLLKLKNNQKGAEFRVIFPEEWKDSPLSGVAIREEYSIEETSSGTLLSVKTRFNNLRSDSIRFAYGYHPYINLGKNNEEWKLQLKLDKNLELGENLVPIQPFLSNPISSILEGEKIPNLDHLFYGKEPRVVLENGTKRYSITVLSPPPEEGQIPLNYYQIYTKPDRSAIAVEPCSSPGNALLSGQDLKELKGHSEAFGEFRILVRSL, from the coding sequence TTGACCGACGGTATCCAATGGTTTTCTTGGGACTGGACCCATCCAATTACCAAGGAAATTATTCCGATTATTCTACCTTATGATAAAAATCTAAGTATATTCGAATCCGGTAATTTTCTCATGTTCCCTTGGGTGAATCGACATGCTTCCCAGGAATTTATACTGAATGCTAAAGAGTGGAATGCTAAGGAACTGGTCCGAGATTCCAACGGATTTCCGGTTCATGGGTTGGTACATTCTCTAGAGAGAAAACTTTTGAAACTCAAGAATAACCAAAAGGGTGCGGAGTTCAGAGTAATTTTTCCGGAAGAATGGAAGGATTCTCCGCTTTCAGGTGTCGCCATTCGAGAAGAATATTCAATCGAAGAGACTTCTTCCGGGACTCTTCTAAGTGTGAAGACTAGATTTAATAATTTAAGGTCTGATTCTATCCGATTCGCCTACGGATATCATCCTTATATAAATTTAGGAAAAAATAATGAAGAATGGAAACTACAACTTAAGTTGGACAAAAATTTGGAATTAGGAGAGAACTTAGTTCCGATCCAACCATTTCTTTCCAATCCAATCTCTTCCATTTTAGAAGGGGAAAAGATCCCGAACCTAGATCATTTATTCTACGGAAAAGAACCTAGAGTAGTTTTGGAAAATGGAACCAAAAGATACTCCATCACGGTCTTAAGTCCTCCGCCGGAAGAAGGACAAATTCCATTAAATTATTATCAGATTTATACAAAACCGGATCGTTCTGCGATCGCAGTCGAACCTTGCAGCTCTCCCGGCAATGCACTCTTGTCCGGACAGGATCTAAAAGAGCTAAAAGGACACTCCGAAGCCTTCGGAGAATTCAGGATTTTGGTGAGATCGTTATGA
- the sppA gene encoding signal peptide peptidase SppA produces MKFLFHKSILFVLGILFLSQCLFLSIPNQTSPIPKEKLVTGSSTESPDKILLIPIEGEISDKKSSGGLLSGDKDSIVSRVKTYLSMASRDPEIKGVILKIDSPGGSVTASDLIHHEILEFKKKKNVPVLSLFMDTAASGAYYLSMATDHIQAHPTTITGSIGVLRFGINVKEALDKLGIKSSTIRSGPNKATGNPVEEFTPEQKKVFQDIIMENYERFLNIIKKGRPKLKEAELRRLADGRIYSANQALETGLIDSIGYFEDAVVQVTKLPGYKASSPLTPRIVFYSYKGVQPENFYQIDSDTGPGPTLLESLLPFRISPDHKLHYLFSPE; encoded by the coding sequence ATGAAGTTCCTATTCCACAAATCCATTCTATTTGTATTAGGAATTTTGTTCTTAAGCCAATGTTTGTTCCTTTCTATCCCGAATCAGACATCTCCTATTCCTAAAGAAAAACTAGTCACTGGTTCTTCTACAGAAAGCCCGGATAAAATATTACTTATTCCTATCGAGGGTGAAATCTCCGACAAAAAATCCTCGGGTGGACTTCTATCCGGAGACAAGGACAGTATCGTTAGCAGGGTCAAAACCTATTTGTCGATGGCCTCAAGAGATCCTGAGATCAAGGGAGTGATCTTAAAAATTGATTCTCCCGGCGGATCGGTTACAGCTAGTGATCTAATTCATCATGAAATTTTAGAATTCAAAAAGAAGAAGAATGTGCCTGTCCTTTCTCTGTTCATGGACACCGCTGCTTCCGGCGCATATTATCTAAGTATGGCCACCGATCATATCCAAGCTCATCCTACTACAATTACCGGCTCTATTGGAGTTCTTAGATTCGGGATCAATGTTAAGGAAGCATTGGACAAGTTAGGTATTAAAAGTAGCACAATCCGTTCCGGTCCGAATAAAGCTACAGGAAACCCGGTGGAAGAATTTACTCCAGAACAAAAGAAGGTTTTCCAAGACATTATCATGGAGAACTACGAAAGATTTTTAAACATTATCAAAAAAGGAAGGCCTAAATTAAAGGAAGCAGAGTTGAGAAGATTGGCTGACGGAAGAATTTACTCTGCAAACCAAGCCTTAGAAACTGGCCTTATAGATTCTATAGGGTATTTCGAAGATGCTGTTGTCCAAGTGACCAAACTTCCTGGTTATAAAGCTTCTTCTCCTTTGACACCAAGAATCGTATTCTATTCTTATAAAGGAGTTCAGCCGGAAAACTTCTACCAAATAGATAGTGATACCGGACCTGGTCCTACACTTTTGGAATCCTTATTACCTTTCCGAATTTCTCCGGATCATAAATTGCATTATCTATTTTCACCCGAATAA
- a CDS encoding MBL fold metallo-hydrolase — protein MRIKFWGVRGSISSPVQGDLIRSKILRILSLASPSDLQSPEAIEDFLDSLALSNWSTYGGNTTCIEIRDKEDKLVIIDGGTGLRELGNSILHEGYASGKGKAIWIFTHTHWDHIQGIPFFVPLYTPGNKFEFVSSVENLEERLRYQHTFTHFPVPFDGFQAEKAFRHVPEGRAFRVTDSITAISKAVRHPGGSFSYRFEEDGKALIFASDAEFNLDEMENIEDYLNYFRGADVLVFDTQYTFEESLQKIDWGHSTASMATDIALRANVKKLVMFHHDPSYDDEKLDAVYLRAIKYKEMFDPDNQLEIIMAREGLEIQI, from the coding sequence ATGCGGATCAAATTCTGGGGAGTGCGGGGCTCCATTTCTTCACCCGTTCAGGGAGACCTGATTCGATCTAAAATCCTGAGGATACTAAGCTTAGCGTCTCCGTCCGACCTGCAAAGTCCGGAGGCGATCGAAGATTTTTTGGACTCCTTGGCACTCTCCAACTGGAGCACGTATGGTGGAAATACTACCTGCATCGAAATCCGGGACAAAGAAGATAAACTTGTTATTATAGACGGAGGTACTGGACTCCGAGAGCTGGGAAACTCCATCTTACATGAGGGGTACGCTTCCGGAAAAGGGAAGGCGATCTGGATCTTCACCCATACTCATTGGGATCATATCCAGGGAATCCCATTCTTCGTTCCTTTATATACTCCAGGCAATAAATTCGAGTTCGTGAGTTCGGTAGAAAATTTGGAAGAAAGATTGAGATACCAACATACATTCACTCATTTCCCGGTTCCATTCGACGGCTTCCAAGCTGAGAAAGCATTCCGCCATGTTCCGGAGGGAAGAGCCTTCCGAGTTACTGACTCAATTACCGCGATCTCTAAAGCAGTCCGACATCCAGGCGGAAGTTTTTCTTATAGGTTCGAAGAAGACGGTAAGGCTCTGATCTTCGCCTCCGATGCCGAATTCAATTTGGACGAGATGGAAAATATAGAAGATTATCTGAACTACTTCAGAGGAGCCGACGTTCTGGTATTTGATACCCAGTATACTTTCGAAGAGTCCTTACAGAAAATTGATTGGGGGCATAGTACTGCTTCCATGGCGACGGATATTGCGCTTAGAGCCAATGTTAAAAAATTAGTAATGTTTCACCATGATCCTTCTTATGATGATGAAAAATTGGATGCAGTATATCTGCGTGCGATTAAATACAAAGAAATGTTTGATCCTGATAACCAATTAGAGATCATCATGGCAAGAGAAGGTCTGGAAATCCAAATTTAA